AGTCCTTCGATAGCGGGGACCTGCCTTATGAGGGAATTCACAATTTTGAAGACACCCTGGTAGTTATGACCCTGGCAAACCTTCTTGGTATGCCTCTGAGAAGAGTCTTCGAAGATCTAAAGAAGTACGAGTTCCTCTCTCACAGGCTTCAATTTGTCGGAGAGATAGATGGTGTAAAATATTACGACGATTCCAAGGCAACCAACGCGCACGCCGTTGTGGCGGCTTTGAAAAACTTCAACCCCGAGAAAACCGTTCTTGTACTTGGTGGAAAAGCAAAGGATGAGACCTACGGCGAGCTGCTCCAACTCTTGAAAGGCTTGAAAAGCATTATCGTACTTGGCAGCTCTATGAAATCTTTGATCGAGAAGATGAGAATGTCGGGAATAAACTTCGAATTGGTTGGCTCAATGGAAGAAGCCGTGGAGGCGGGTAGACGGAATTCGTGCAGCGGTGATAGTGTCGTTCTAAGTCCGGCCGGTTCCAGCTATGATCTTTACAGGAATTATAAGGAGAGGGGAGACCATTTCAAGAGCATAGTAAAGTCGCTTGCAATGGGAAATTAATGAAGAAAACTTATTTGATACTCGCTCTTTTTACAAGTATCTTCCTGATTTTTGGATTCGTTTTTATCTACAGCGCCGGAATCAGCATGGAGGCAAGGCATCCCGATGTCAGCGCTTCGGAATTCCTTGAGAAGCAGCTGATAGCCTTTGCGATAGGTCTGGCCGGTGCGCTAGTTATGATCTACCTGAAGGGTTCCTGGCATTTCAAAAGGGCTTTTACAATTTACTACCCCTTAACGCTTATTCTTCTAGTGGCAGTACTCTTTTTCCCCGACAGGGGCGGATCTCACAGATGGCTGGATATCGGCAGCCTTTCCCTCCAGATCTCCGAGTTCGCCAAAATATCTCTGCTTGTGGTTCTGGCAAGTTATCTGGGCAATATAAAGAAGAGGTCATTCCTCAACACCTTTCTGATTCCTATCGGACTTGTCTTGCCGTTAGCCTTTCTTGTTTTCATAGAGCCAGATCTATCGACGACCGGCATTCTAGTCGCTATAACCTTTGTGATGATGATAATCGGAGGTATAAAGCTGCGTTATATACTGCTCGCCGTAACACTGGGCGTACTGATCGTTCTAATACTGTACAGCGGAGGATTCATAAAGCCCTACCAATTGGAGCGGATAACTTCGTTCCTAACATCTATAACCGGAGAGGAACACGAACAGGTTTCCTACTCGATCATGGCTATATCTTCGGGTGGGCTGATG
This portion of the Mesotoga infera genome encodes:
- a CDS encoding FtsW/RodA/SpoVE family cell cycle protein, coding for MKKTYLILALFTSIFLIFGFVFIYSAGISMEARHPDVSASEFLEKQLIAFAIGLAGALVMIYLKGSWHFKRAFTIYYPLTLILLVAVLFFPDRGGSHRWLDIGSLSLQISEFAKISLLVVLASYLGNIKKRSFLNTFLIPIGLVLPLAFLVFIEPDLSTTGILVAITFVMMIIGGIKLRYILLAVTLGVLIVLILYSGGFIKPYQLERITSFLTSITGEEHEQVSYSIMAISSGGLMGKGLGMGLVKYYLPVSYSDFIFAVIGEELGLIGIVVLMLAYVGFIRELILAGLKGPSKLEGKLYIIGFALYIMIQATINIAVNLGLFPPTGVTLPFVSSGGSSIMSLMIGYGLVFAILIEKEEENKASEPHEKT